The Mytilus galloprovincialis chromosome 7, xbMytGall1.hap1.1, whole genome shotgun sequence genome has a window encoding:
- the LOC143083110 gene encoding BBSome complex member BBS2-like has translation MLVPIFNLKIHHKVNPRMVTVGKYDGKHPALTCATTAGKVLIHSPHTRGQRGGRVDTTKDQDINLLNINQQVSSVCAGSLNGKNDILAIGTQTNILAYDVNNNSDLFYKDCADGANCIVIGKLGTIIEPMVLIGGNCSLQGYNQDGNDIFWTVTGDNVCSLALVDFNAQGQNQLVVGSEDFDIRVFREDEIIAEMTETEAITSLCPMMDSRFGYALANGTVGVYDRSARYWRIKSKNQALTIHSFDIDSDGVAELITGWSNGKIDARSDRTGEVIFKDNFASAVAGIVQAEYRLDGTQQLLCVSTEGEIKAYNPAPAEMRGNLMDANLEQDTIRELSLRKQNLQMELKNYDENTKAGVLALQMQQTAAASGNKFSAEKPFPPGGELDQQAMGVIPASTQLQTTLTVNPGEEGKPPHVELFVGTTNDTIIRTVLLFAEGIFDGESHVVHPHPSILSNCLKCPIVPPKDLPVDLHIKAFVGYKSSGQYHVFELTRQLPRFSMYALCKPDIPEPKSSVTYQVNDRVQRVLLWINQSFLLQDDISCEGNLNVAFMSLRGSGPVIIQMETSGQVVIKTDDMDMAGDVLQAMASFLNIDDLQSTADFPEEMEKLRELLVKVDEFHVVRQKLTAEMADHSNLIRSMVVRAEDARLMGDMKNMRKGYLELYNLNRDLINGYKIRCSNHTELLASLKIVNQIIQKSGRLRVGKYKTQVISACRQAIKSNNVSSLFKIIKTGS, from the exons ATGTTGGTgccaatatttaatttaaaaattcacCACAAGGTGAATCCGCGGATGGTGACTGTTGGAAAATATGATGGTAAACACCCAGCATTAACATGTGCTACCACAGCAGGAAAG gTATTGATTCATAGTCCACACACAAGAGGTCAGCGTGGAGGAAGAGTGGACACCACAAAAGACCAAGAtatcaatttattaaatataaatcaacaagtATCATCAGTGTGTGCTGGATCACTAAATGGAAAGAATGATATACTGGCCATTGGAACACAAACAAATATACTGGCTTATGATGTCAATAATAATAGTGATTTGTTTTACAAGGAT TGTGCCGATGGAGCCAACTGTATTGTTATAGGAAAGTTAGGGACCATTATTGAACCAATGGTATTGATTGGTGGTAACTGTTCACTACAAGGATATAACCAGGATGGAAATGATATATTTTGGACA GTAACTGGAGACAATGTATGTTCCCTTGCTTTGGTGGATTTTAATGCACAAGGACAAAATCag CTTGTCGTTGGTTCTGAAGATTTTGATATAAGAGTTTTTAGAGAAGATGAAATTATTGCTGAAATGACAGAAACTGAG GCCATTACATCTCTGTGTCCCATGATGGATTCCAGGTTTGGGTATGCCTTGGCTAATGGTACAGTAGGTGTTTATGATAGATCAGCTAGATACTGGAGAATTAAG TCTAAGAATCAAGCCCTGACTATCCACAGTTTTGATATAGATTCTGATGGTGTAGCAGAATTAATAACAGGATGGAGTAATGGAAAG ATTGATGCCAGAAGTGACAGAACTGGGGAAGTTATATTCAAAGATAATTTTGCATCTGCTGTTGCTGGTATTGTACAG gcTGAATACAGACTTGATGGAACTCAGCAGTTATTGTGTGTTTCTACTGAAGGAGAGA TAAAAGCATACAATCCAGCTCCAGCAGAAATGAGAGGGAATCTGATGGATGCCAACTTAGAGCAGGATACTATTCGAGAACTAAGTCTTAGAAAACAG AATTTACAAATGGAGCTGAAGAATTATGATGAGAATACAAAAGCAGGAGTTTTAGCCTTACAAATGCAACAAACAGCTGCTGCTAGTGGGAATAAGTTCTCAGCCGAGAAACCTTTCCCACCAGGTGGCGAGTTAGATCAACAAGCTATGGGAGTTATTCCA GCATCAACACAGTTACAGACAACATTAACAGTTAATCCTGGAGAAGAAGGCAAACCT CCACATGTCGAGCTATTTGTTGGTACAACTAATG atacAATTATTAGAACAGTATTGTTATTTGCTGAAGGAATTTTTGATGGAGAAAGTCATGTTGT ACATCCACACCCCAGTATATTATCCAATTGTTTAAAATGTCCTATAGTACCACCTAAAGATTTACCTGTAGATCTTCATATTAAAGCATTTGTGGGTTATAAATCCAG TGGACAATACCATGTATTTGAATTGACACGACAATTGCCAAGATTTTCTATGTATGCTTTATGTAAACCTGATATTCCAGAACCTAAGAGTTCTGTCACTTATCAAGTCAATGATAGAGTTCAAAGG gtATTGTTATGGATAAACCAAAGTTTTCTCTTACAAGATGATATATCCTGTGAAGGGAATTTAAATGTAGCATTTATGTCATTACGAGGGTCGGGTCCTGTTATTATACAAATGGAGACTAGTGGTCAG GTTGTAATCAAAACAGATGATATGGACATGGCAGGTGATGTATTACAAGCAATGGCTTCTTTCCTGAATATTGATGATTTACAGTCCACAGCGGATTTCCCAGAGGAAATGGAAAAACTTAGAGAATTGCTGGTCAAG gTTGATGAATTCCATGTAGTTCGACAAAAGTTAACAGCAGAAATGGCTGACCATTCCAATTTAATAAGAAGTATGGTGGTGAGAGCTGAAGATGCAAGACTTATGGGAGACAT GAAGAACATGCGTAAAGGATATTTAGAATTATACAATTTGAATAGAGACTTAATAAATGGATATAAAATTAGATGTAGTAACCATACGGAGTTATTAGCCTCACTAAAGATTGTTAATCAAATTATACAGAAATCTGGCAGGCTCAGAG
- the LOC143083109 gene encoding uncharacterized protein KIAA2013 homolog: protein MIRHGLIFMRRIICCKVPVIFRVRQMWVKGFAVNSLNRLNSLSRSRKIIVGILIFLVFLYLLGSRIPSIGRKSAPVDETASLCIDDNLRFLKSEVKKYDAFINRYPLKAGEQFYPAYVGNGKVSVSLDSEKGMYIRLNRALSLPVKYYPIVTAHLDDYSSKDATVLNIHHGIAEKIQCFEVDKGWRSNCLTVESLVYASRTRPSILVQDIKIRNPSKNSVVVNLDQIGQTQLKDAKVSKASTTDATGMSVEYTSTQGVILIPDLKYKVHIAIATVKIGPSVAIKAGKSVRFHVVTAVNYTQAVDLKSKAPEHLQRSVDQLLESVLKIDYASLREEHIKVWRDIWKSGFGISNSKAAGSLNGDKINTTIYYVLSNIQAPLHELSTTVEEKSKIQKTLHYPDRCYGGHTLLFYSETLWSEIKDEEDIADVTSTWMITLEKKGCNIIVRAGAEGVLQAILLSLGGLRFDDNHLEMSMEPKDLHRDLLFHRLNYGNNTHVNISVIVDLDNKAVIRVSLDRNDRPYYACDAGCIDAPIALSKEVVQFPVKRTEPLTSILYITADKQHMEELKHTIHVKEIKEAPAHEHHVIALHKHGHHFGGLPTIFWASLAFLIIIFHLFLFKLIYNEYCQGQDRYGRTRYSV from the exons ATGATAAGGCATGGTCTGATTTTCATGAGAAGAATTATTTGTTGTAAAGTACCAGTGATATTTAGAGTCCGTCAGATGTGGGTTAAAGGGTTTGCAGTGAATTCACTTAATAGGCTTAATTCTTTAAGCAG ATCAAGGAAGATAATTGTTGGAATATTAATTTTCCTAGTATTTCTGTATTTACTTGGCTCTAGAATTCCCAGCATTGGACGAAAATCAGCACCAGTTGACG aaACAGCTTCATTATGCATTGATGATAATCTAAGGTTTCTAAAAagtgaagtaaaaaaatatgatgCTTTTATAAATCGCTACCCACTGAAAGCTGGAGAGCAATTCTACCCAGCTTATGTTG GAAATGGAAAGGTATCGGTATCCTTAGACAGTGAGAAAGGAATGTACATCAGACTTAACAGGGCTTTGTCATTACCTGTTAAGTATTATCCTATAGTTACTGCACATTTAGATGACTATAGTTCAAAGG ATGCAACAGTCTTAAATATACATCATGGAATAGCAGAAAAGATACAATGTTTTGAAGTT GATAAAGGATGGAGGAGTAATTGTCTTACAGTAGAATCCTTGGTTTATGCCAGTAGGACTAGACCTTCTATATTAGTACAAGATATCAAAATCAGAAATCCTAGT aaaaactcAGTGGTAGTAAATTTAGACCAAATTGGTCAGACACAGTTGAAGGATGCCAAAGTTAGTAAAGCAAG TACTACAGATGCTACAGGAATGTCTGTGGAGTATACCTCAACTCAGGGAGTCATCCTAATACCAGATTTAAAGTACAAAGTACATATAGCCATCGCAACAGTTAAAATTGGTCCTTCTGTAGCCATCAAAGCTGGAAA ATCTGTACGATTCCATGTTGTAACAGCAGTCAACTATACACAAGCTGTAGATCTCAAGTCTAAGGCACCAGAACACTTACAGAGGAGTGTAGATCAG ctTTTGGAGTCTGTTTTGAAGATAGATTATGCATCACTTAGAGAAGAGCATATTAAAGTTTGGAGAGAT aTATGGAAAAGTGGATTTGGTATCAGTAACTCCAAGGCAGCTGGTTCTCTGAATGGCGATAAAATCAACACTACAATATACTATGTTCTAAGTAACATACAGGCTCCGTTACATGAGCTGAGTACGACAGTTGAGGAAAAGTCAAAGATCCAGAAAACTTTACATTATCCAGATAGATGTTATGGAGGTCACACATTATT GTTTTATTCTGAAACATTATGGTCAGAGATAAAAGATGAGGAAGACATTGCTGATGTTACCTCAACATGGATGATCACACTAGAGAAGAAAGGATGTAATATTATAGTTAGAGCAG GTGCTGAAGGAGTATTACAAGCCATATTACTTAGTCTTGGTGGTTTAAGATTTGACGACAACCATTTGGAGATGTCGATGGAACCAAAGGACCTCCATAGAGACTTATTATTTCATAGACTTAACTATGGCAACAATACACATGTTAACATATCAGTGATAGTAGATTTAGACAATAAAGCCGTCATACGTGTGTCATTAGATAGAAATGATCGGCCATACTATGCCTGTGATGCTGGGTGTATTGATGCACCTATCGCCTTAAG TAAAGAGGTTGTACAGTTTCCTGTAAAGAGGACAGAACCATTGACTTCCATCTTGTATATAACAGCTGATAAACAGCACATGGAGGAACTCAAACACACAATACATGTCAAGGAGATAAAAGAAG